Proteins encoded in a region of the Flavobacterium sp. MDT1-60 genome:
- a CDS encoding glutaminyl-peptide cyclotransferase, with translation MKKYNFLTVILLGITLIGCGDKNKGENSFFTIDDSAFPAHFSQKEAVSIGVLNPKSKEIDSIAYFVNDKKVGSTKGAEKFKFELKDQKLGYQYLKATVYFGSDSSDATKRIELISDVEPKLLKYKIVNTYPHDTASFTEGLEFYKDTLYESTGKEGTSYLRKYDYKTGKVFKQIDLDKKYFGEGITFINGKLFQLTWQNKTGFIYDANTLKLEKSFTYEKDIEGWGMTNDGKFIYQTDKTEKIWKMDPSTQKMVDYINVYSGTSKIKAINELEWINGKIYTNVWLKDAIAVVNPTSGAVEGILDMSGLRKFMTDITKDDVLNGIAYNPKTRTIFVTGKNWSKIFEITVSE, from the coding sequence ATGAAAAAATATAACTTCCTAACTGTCATTTTATTAGGAATCACATTAATTGGATGTGGAGATAAAAATAAAGGTGAAAATTCTTTTTTTACTATTGATGATTCTGCTTTTCCAGCACATTTTTCACAAAAAGAAGCGGTATCAATTGGAGTTTTAAACCCAAAATCGAAAGAAATTGATAGCATTGCCTACTTTGTAAATGATAAAAAGGTTGGAAGTACAAAAGGTGCTGAAAAATTTAAATTTGAATTGAAAGATCAAAAACTGGGTTACCAATATTTAAAAGCAACCGTTTATTTTGGATCGGACTCTTCGGATGCAACCAAACGAATTGAATTAATATCGGACGTTGAACCTAAATTATTAAAATATAAAATCGTTAATACTTATCCTCATGACACAGCTTCTTTTACAGAAGGTCTGGAATTCTATAAAGACACTTTGTACGAAAGCACAGGAAAAGAGGGAACTTCTTATTTAAGAAAATACGATTACAAAACAGGAAAAGTTTTCAAACAAATTGATTTAGATAAAAAATATTTTGGCGAAGGAATTACCTTTATTAATGGTAAATTATTTCAATTAACCTGGCAAAATAAAACGGGGTTTATCTACGATGCAAATACATTGAAACTGGAAAAATCTTTTACTTATGAAAAAGATATTGAAGGTTGGGGAATGACAAATGACGGAAAATTCATTTACCAAACTGATAAAACAGAAAAAATCTGGAAAATGGATCCATCAACACAAAAAATGGTTGATTACATTAATGTTTACTCAGGGACTTCTAAAATTAAAGCAATCAATGAATTAGAGTGGATTAACGGAAAAATATATACAAATGTCTGGTTGAAAGATGCTATCGCAGTTGTTAATCCAACCTCAGGAGCTGTTGAAGGAATCCTTGACATGTCAGGTTTGCGAAAATTTATGACAGACATAACCAAAGATGATGTTTTAAACGGAATCGCTTACAATCCTAAAACAAGAACCATTTTTGTAACTGGCAAAAATTGGAGCAAAATATTTGAAATCACGGTTTCAGAATAA
- a CDS encoding SDR family oxidoreductase, protein MSKVVLITGGSSGIGKSIGEFLHKKGFVVYGTSRNPEKVLNSIFPLIALDVRNAESIKSAVAKVIEISGRLDVVINNAGVGITGPLEEIPMEEIKNNFETNFFGPIEVMKAVLPQMRAQKSGLIINITSIAGYMGLPYRSVYSASKGALELITEALRMEVKSFGIEITNVAPGDFATNIASGRYHAPVIQGSAYEKVYGDTLATMNEHVDAGSNPNEMAEAIFKIMQQKSPKVHYKVGVFMQKFSIVLKRALPDKVYEKMLMNHYKL, encoded by the coding sequence ATGAGTAAAGTCGTTTTAATTACCGGAGGATCCTCAGGGATTGGAAAATCTATTGGAGAATTTTTGCATAAAAAAGGTTTCGTTGTTTACGGAACGAGTAGAAATCCCGAAAAAGTTTTGAACTCAATTTTCCCGTTAATAGCTTTAGATGTTCGAAATGCCGAATCTATTAAGTCGGCGGTAGCAAAAGTTATTGAGATTTCGGGGCGTTTAGATGTAGTTATTAATAATGCGGGAGTTGGAATTACCGGACCATTAGAAGAAATTCCGATGGAAGAAATCAAAAACAATTTTGAAACCAACTTTTTTGGTCCAATTGAAGTAATGAAAGCTGTTTTACCACAAATGCGTGCACAAAAATCAGGTTTAATTATTAATATTACTTCAATTGCAGGTTATATGGGATTACCTTACAGAAGTGTTTATTCGGCATCAAAAGGTGCTTTGGAATTAATCACAGAAGCTTTGAGAATGGAAGTGAAATCCTTTGGAATTGAGATTACAAACGTGGCACCAGGCGATTTTGCTACAAATATTGCTTCAGGGCGTTATCATGCACCGGTTATTCAGGGTTCTGCTTATGAAAAGGTTTATGGCGATACGCTGGCAACAATGAATGAACATGTTGATGCAGGAAGTAATCCGAATGAAATGGCGGAAGCTATTTTTAAAATTATGCAGCAAAAAAGCCCTAAAGTTCATTACAAAGTTGGAGTCTTTATGCAGAAATTTTCGATTGTGTTAAAACGTGCTCTACCAGATAAAGTTTATGAAAAAATGTTAATGAACCATTATAAGTTGTAA
- the fsa gene encoding fructose-6-phosphate aldolase: protein MKFFIDTANLAQIKEAQALGVLDGVTTNPSLMAKEGITGKNNILKHYVDICNLVEGDVSAEVNALDYDGMIKEGEELAELHDQIVVKLPMTKEGVMAAKYFSDKGIKTNVTLVFSAGQALLAAKAGATYVSPFIGRLDDISTDGLNLIEEIRLIYDNYGYETQILAASVRHTMHIVNCAKIGADVMTGPLSAIYGLLKHPLTDIGLAQFVADFEKGNK, encoded by the coding sequence ATGAAATTTTTTATTGATACAGCTAATTTAGCGCAAATTAAAGAAGCACAAGCATTAGGTGTTTTAGATGGTGTAACAACGAATCCATCATTGATGGCAAAAGAAGGTATTACCGGAAAGAACAATATTTTGAAACATTATGTTGACATTTGCAATCTTGTAGAAGGTGATGTAAGTGCTGAAGTAAATGCGCTGGATTATGATGGAATGATCAAAGAAGGTGAAGAATTAGCTGAATTGCATGACCAAATCGTAGTGAAACTACCTATGACGAAAGAAGGTGTAATGGCTGCGAAATATTTTTCAGATAAAGGAATTAAGACAAACGTAACACTAGTGTTTTCAGCTGGACAAGCTTTATTAGCTGCAAAAGCAGGAGCAACTTATGTTTCTCCTTTTATTGGTCGTTTAGATGATATCTCTACAGACGGTTTAAATTTAATCGAAGAGATTAGATTGATTTATGATAATTACGGATACGAAACTCAAATTTTAGCAGCTTCTGTGCGTCATACAATGCACATTGTAAACTGTGCTAAAATTGGTGCTGATGTTATGACAGGACCACTTTCTGCAATTTATGGATTACTGAAACACCCTTTAACTGATATTGGATTAGCTCAATTTGTTGCTGATTTCGAAAAAGGAAATAAATAA
- a CDS encoding MFS transporter has translation MSSENVQTKWGQFISLIIVFFFWGFVGSANDILIPVFKKVFTLSQVQSQLVAWAFYVSYFVGSIIFFLVSLKVDVLQKFGYKKTLSAGLVLSAVGSFLFIPAATMESFPFFLTALFTVGLGFSIQQIVANPLAIKMGSPATGAHRLTLAGGINSFGTTIGAILLGIALFGMGDNKKTSLSLEDIKLPFIILGLAFIAVAIFMNFSKIEDPAKEEEEVVKVAHEKFNILDYPQLYLGMLAIFIYVGTEVTIISNLPALLHTAEFGNVLEDAIAPFIALYWGSLMIGRWNGGVNVFNTSNLVNTALKFIVPAIAFGVIIGANIFAGHDVSAFYIYPIWILLFIAVSFVGGKNAGKTLMLFGISGVLMMLIGLVCPDPSIAKFFFISGGLFLSIMWPSIFDLAIAGLGKNTGKASSFLIMMILGGGVIPLVQGSICDIDLTSPEGIFGITWTHFSYIVPLIGFAYLGFYGFYCPKILKRQGINHVEGGGGGH, from the coding sequence ATGAGTTCAGAAAATGTGCAAACCAAGTGGGGGCAATTTATCTCATTGATAATCGTCTTCTTCTTTTGGGGTTTTGTTGGATCTGCCAACGACATCTTAATTCCAGTATTCAAAAAAGTATTTACCTTATCTCAGGTACAATCACAGTTAGTAGCCTGGGCATTCTACGTTTCTTACTTTGTAGGATCGATAATCTTCTTTTTGGTTTCTCTAAAAGTAGATGTTTTACAAAAATTTGGATACAAAAAAACACTTTCAGCTGGTTTAGTTCTTTCAGCTGTTGGTTCTTTTTTATTCATTCCAGCTGCAACAATGGAAAGTTTCCCTTTCTTCTTAACTGCTTTATTTACTGTAGGTTTAGGATTTTCAATTCAACAAATTGTAGCCAATCCTTTAGCTATTAAAATGGGAAGTCCTGCAACAGGAGCGCACCGTTTAACATTGGCAGGAGGAATTAACTCTTTCGGAACAACTATTGGAGCTATTTTATTAGGAATTGCTTTGTTCGGAATGGGAGATAATAAAAAAACTTCACTTTCATTAGAAGATATCAAATTGCCATTTATCATCTTAGGTCTTGCTTTTATAGCTGTAGCTATATTCATGAATTTTTCTAAAATTGAAGATCCTGCAAAAGAAGAGGAAGAAGTAGTTAAAGTAGCTCACGAAAAATTCAACATATTAGACTATCCACAACTATATTTAGGAATGTTAGCTATCTTCATTTATGTTGGTACTGAAGTAACTATTATTAGTAATTTACCCGCTCTTCTCCATACTGCTGAATTTGGTAATGTTTTAGAAGATGCTATTGCTCCGTTTATTGCCCTTTATTGGGGAAGTTTAATGATTGGCCGCTGGAATGGTGGTGTAAACGTTTTCAATACTTCAAACCTGGTAAATACAGCCCTTAAGTTTATTGTTCCTGCTATTGCATTTGGAGTAATTATTGGAGCTAATATTTTTGCCGGACATGACGTTTCTGCGTTTTATATCTATCCAATCTGGATTTTATTATTTATAGCGGTAAGTTTTGTGGGAGGTAAAAATGCCGGAAAAACTTTAATGCTTTTCGGTATATCAGGTGTATTAATGATGTTGATTGGATTGGTTTGCCCAGATCCTTCAATTGCTAAGTTCTTCTTTATTTCCGGAGGTTTATTCTTATCTATCATGTGGCCTTCTATCTTTGATTTAGCGATTGCAGGTTTAGGAAAAAACACAGGAAAAGCATCTTCATTCCTAATTATGATGATTCTTGGAGGAGGAGTTATTCCTTTGGTTCAGGGAAGTATCTGTGATATTGACCTTACCAGTCCGGAAGGAATTTTCGGAATCACATGGACACATTTCTCTTACATCGTTCCATTAATTGGTTTTGCATACTTAGGATTTTACGGTTTTTACTGTCCTAAAATATTAAAAAGACAAGGAATTAATCACGTTGAAGGCGGTGGCGGAGGTCACTAA
- a CDS encoding LytTR family DNA-binding domain-containing protein, translating into MKIKCVLVDDEPLAIKVLQNYFNNFTDFEVIGTFNNSLEALDFINSTTVDAVFLDINMPMMTGFELISLIENKTKVIITTAFREFAAESYDLDVLDYLVKPIPLPRFIKCINKITTEYNLKNNIKVEATKGDSHIFIKVDKKMMKINIEEILFVEGMKEYIKVVTPDKTYITHKSLTSLSEELPADRFLRIHKSYVIALNKVKSIEGNRIQIQSYTIPIGRNYSKDVKTKILE; encoded by the coding sequence ATGAAAATTAAATGCGTGTTGGTTGATGATGAGCCATTAGCTATCAAAGTCTTACAAAATTATTTTAATAATTTTACTGATTTTGAGGTTATCGGCACATTTAATAATTCTTTAGAAGCACTTGATTTTATAAACAGTACAACTGTTGATGCTGTATTTTTGGATATCAATATGCCAATGATGACCGGATTTGAACTTATTAGTCTGATCGAAAACAAAACCAAAGTAATCATCACAACTGCTTTTAGGGAATTTGCTGCCGAAAGTTACGATCTGGATGTTTTAGATTATTTGGTAAAACCTATTCCGCTGCCAAGATTTATAAAGTGTATCAATAAAATTACAACCGAATACAATTTAAAAAACAATATTAAAGTTGAAGCCACAAAAGGTGATTCTCACATTTTTATTAAAGTTGATAAAAAAATGATGAAAATTAATATTGAAGAGATTTTATTTGTTGAAGGAATGAAGGAATACATCAAAGTTGTCACTCCTGATAAAACCTATATTACACACAAATCCTTAACTTCATTATCTGAAGAATTACCTGCAGATCGTTTCCTTCGCATCCATAAATCTTACGTAATTGCCCTCAATAAGGTTAAATCTATTGAAGGAAATCGCATTCAGATACAATCGTACACTATTCCGATTGGCAGAAATTACAGTAAAGATGTAAAAACCAAAATTCTTGAATAA
- a CDS encoding sensor histidine kinase, whose protein sequence is MNEIQKLNFDIKLQNHFWFWGSYFTLNFLRWGAYFNDYPYSFKSNLVEFSLHIPLVYFNLFVLVPRYVLKQKYITYTFSLLLSLFAIYLLKTALTYYIISENIWPEANREYHPFEINHIVAVCIGELYVLAMASSVYLTLTWLRERERNRSLRENQFKIKLKYLENQIQPHFFFNTLNNLYALSLESSNKVPDVIIKLSNLMEYVLYDVKGTKFVPLIKEIDYIQNYIEIEKLRFENVEVTINLESNIEDIVVPPLIFISLVENAFKHGGLNNRNLKIKINCKVIDNKMLDFEILNNFVISQSLNSKGGIGLTNTKKRLKLIYKNNFSLKQKTKLNYYIIRLQIPIYNEN, encoded by the coding sequence TTGAACGAAATTCAAAAATTAAACTTTGACATAAAACTTCAAAATCATTTCTGGTTTTGGGGCAGTTACTTTACTCTGAATTTTTTACGTTGGGGTGCGTACTTCAATGACTATCCGTACTCTTTTAAATCAAATTTAGTTGAGTTTTCACTGCACATTCCTTTGGTATATTTCAATCTCTTTGTTTTAGTTCCTCGTTATGTATTGAAACAGAAGTACATCACCTATACCTTTTCGTTACTATTAAGTTTGTTTGCTATTTATTTACTCAAAACAGCTCTTACCTATTATATTATATCTGAAAATATATGGCCAGAAGCAAATCGTGAATATCATCCTTTTGAGATCAATCACATTGTGGCCGTTTGTATTGGGGAATTATATGTTTTGGCGATGGCTTCCTCGGTTTATCTAACTTTAACATGGCTTAGGGAACGGGAAAGAAACAGATCGTTAAGAGAGAATCAATTCAAAATCAAATTAAAATATCTTGAAAATCAGATTCAGCCGCATTTCTTTTTCAATACTTTAAATAATTTATATGCTTTATCATTAGAATCTTCAAACAAGGTTCCTGATGTTATCATTAAATTATCAAATTTGATGGAATATGTTTTATATGATGTAAAAGGAACCAAATTTGTTCCTTTAATAAAAGAAATAGATTATATTCAGAATTACATTGAAATTGAAAAGTTACGCTTTGAGAATGTAGAAGTTACGATCAATTTAGAATCTAATATTGAAGACATTGTTGTACCTCCTTTAATATTTATTTCATTGGTCGAAAACGCTTTTAAACATGGTGGTTTAAACAATCGAAACTTAAAAATTAAGATCAATTGTAAAGTTATCGATAATAAAATGTTAGATTTTGAAATCCTAAATAATTTTGTAATTTCACAAAGTCTTAATTCAAAAGGTGGAATTGGATTAACTAATACCAAGAAAAGATTAAAGTTAATTTACAAAAACAATTTCAGCCTAAAACAAAAAACAAAATTGAACTACTATATAATCCGCTTGCAAATACCTATTTATAATGAAAATTAA
- a CDS encoding SusC/RagA family TonB-linked outer membrane protein, whose amino-acid sequence MKKIFLIFMIVFTAQVSLAQVKSVKGVITDSDGMPLPGASVAVQGGQKGATTDFDGLYAIEVQKGQTLVFSYVGLETQSIVVGDATTINVKMAQGASNSLNEVVVTSLGIKKTRKSLTYAAQELKGEELTRVKDANLINTVAGKIAGVAVTKSASGTGGSTKVVIRGNSSFVNNQPLYVIDGIPLYNQGTGQPNGTFGDLAGGNRDGGDIVSLINPDDYEGMTVLKGAAASVLYGSQGANGVILLNSKKGKSGVESFNVNSVTNIESAAYLPKFQNDYTSADGDIRTWGAKQKVEGDVDDFFETGVTQITSMSFSKATDGNSTSLTYANTDASGIIPGNHLKKNNFGIRQTSKFLNDRLNVAVTGNYVGQTINNRPTNGLYFNPVSGVYSHPRAFSLNDLKTYEVFDPVRNMMVQNYPGIASINESNENPYWQINKQQSVDTNNFFNGAIALDYKVNEWLHLTSRYSYNRSESNFQKEMYATSATSLVHTTGRYINANTIGTQNYADLLALINTKFSEDFSFTGTLGTSINNSKVSGLTVDSGIGGGLNYANIFTLGNFVNNNGNVQMGAQREVQSVFAATTFGYKDFLFLDAAARNDWSSTLVNTDDPSFFYPSVGLTGIISEMTTMPEWISFGKVRATYAQVGNDISAFITTPTATIVAGSIVNPTVGPMPGTTLKPELKSEVEIGTEWRMFNNRLGFEISYYDSKTKNQFIQVPAPSTNPDGFTNYAINAGSISNKGFEVVLYADVIKGDKFNWESRVNYSQNKSRVNDIPAEDLSGRIVLTDPGSNSYRYSLIEGRPFGVIEGINLKKDDQGRILVNDDNTIQRTDWEEVGNANPDFMLGWSNTFKIGSFTANILLDGRFGGEVLSLTQAINDYNGVSKASGDARNAGGVNINGVRASSGTPVTTMDAFDYYTNTAGRNGASGEYVYDATNVSVREISIGYTFKKDKLPLVQSASISLIARNLFFIYKDAPFDPNVALSTGEGLQGVDVFGLPSTRSIGLNLNLTF is encoded by the coding sequence ATGAAAAAAATTTTCTTAATCTTTATGATTGTTTTTACTGCGCAAGTTTCACTTGCTCAGGTAAAAAGTGTCAAGGGTGTGATTACAGATTCTGACGGAATGCCGTTACCAGGGGCATCTGTTGCTGTACAAGGAGGTCAAAAAGGTGCGACTACCGATTTTGACGGTTTGTACGCTATTGAAGTACAAAAAGGACAAACTTTAGTTTTTAGCTATGTAGGTCTTGAAACTCAAAGTATAGTTGTAGGTGATGCTACTACAATTAATGTGAAAATGGCGCAAGGAGCTTCAAATTCATTAAATGAAGTAGTAGTAACATCATTAGGTATCAAAAAAACGAGAAAATCTTTAACTTATGCAGCGCAAGAGTTAAAAGGAGAAGAGTTAACTCGTGTAAAAGATGCTAACCTTATTAATACTGTAGCGGGTAAAATTGCTGGTGTTGCAGTAACAAAGAGTGCTTCAGGAACAGGAGGTTCTACAAAAGTTGTAATTCGTGGTAATTCTTCTTTCGTTAACAATCAACCTTTATATGTTATAGATGGTATTCCATTATATAATCAAGGTACAGGTCAGCCAAATGGTACTTTTGGGGATTTAGCAGGTGGTAACCGTGATGGTGGTGACATTGTTTCGTTAATAAATCCAGATGATTATGAAGGAATGACTGTGCTTAAAGGTGCTGCTGCTTCTGTATTATATGGTAGCCAGGGAGCAAACGGGGTAATTTTATTAAATTCTAAAAAAGGAAAATCGGGTGTTGAATCTTTTAATGTTAACTCTGTAACAAATATTGAGAGTGCAGCTTATTTACCAAAATTTCAAAATGATTATACATCTGCTGATGGAGATATTAGAACTTGGGGTGCTAAACAAAAAGTAGAAGGTGATGTAGATGATTTCTTCGAAACCGGAGTAACTCAAATTACTTCTATGTCTTTCTCAAAAGCTACGGACGGAAATTCTACAAGCTTAACTTATGCTAATACTGATGCTTCTGGAATAATTCCAGGAAATCATTTGAAAAAAAATAACTTCGGAATTCGTCAAACAAGTAAATTCTTGAATGACAGATTAAACGTTGCGGTAACAGGTAACTATGTTGGTCAAACAATTAATAACAGACCAACAAATGGATTATATTTTAATCCGGTTAGTGGTGTTTATTCTCATCCTAGAGCTTTCAGTCTAAATGATTTGAAGACTTATGAAGTTTTTGATCCTGTTAGAAATATGATGGTTCAAAATTATCCAGGTATTGCGTCAATAAACGAAAGTAACGAAAATCCATATTGGCAAATTAATAAGCAACAATCTGTTGATACAAACAATTTCTTCAACGGTGCAATTGCTTTAGATTACAAAGTTAACGAATGGCTTCACTTAACTTCAAGATATAGCTATAACAGAAGTGAAAGTAATTTTCAAAAAGAAATGTATGCAACTTCAGCAACTTCTTTAGTTCATACAACAGGTAGATATATTAATGCAAATACAATTGGAACACAAAATTATGCTGATTTATTAGCTTTAATTAATACTAAGTTTTCTGAAGATTTCTCATTTACAGGTACACTTGGTACCAGTATAAATAATTCTAAAGTTTCTGGTTTAACTGTTGATTCAGGAATTGGTGGGGGATTAAATTATGCTAATATCTTTACTTTAGGAAATTTTGTCAATAATAACGGGAATGTTCAAATGGGAGCTCAAAGAGAAGTTCAATCAGTATTTGCCGCTACAACTTTTGGATACAAAGATTTCTTATTCTTAGATGCTGCTGCCAGAAATGACTGGTCATCAACTTTAGTTAATACTGATGATCCAAGTTTCTTTTATCCTTCTGTAGGTCTTACAGGTATTATTAGTGAGATGACTACTATGCCAGAATGGATTAGTTTTGGTAAAGTTCGTGCTACTTATGCACAGGTTGGTAATGATATTTCTGCTTTCATAACTACTCCAACGGCTACTATTGTTGCTGGAAGTATTGTGAATCCAACAGTTGGTCCAATGCCGGGAACAACATTAAAACCAGAATTGAAATCAGAGGTTGAGATTGGTACAGAGTGGAGAATGTTTAATAACAGATTAGGTTTTGAAATTTCTTACTATGATTCAAAAACTAAAAATCAATTTATTCAGGTTCCGGCTCCATCTACAAATCCTGACGGATTTACAAACTATGCTATAAATGCTGGTAGTATTTCTAATAAAGGTTTTGAGGTTGTTTTATATGCGGATGTTATCAAAGGAGATAAATTCAACTGGGAATCAAGAGTGAATTATTCTCAAAATAAAAGTAGGGTAAATGATATTCCTGCAGAGGATTTATCTGGAAGAATTGTTCTTACTGATCCAGGATCTAACAGCTATAGATATTCATTAATTGAAGGAAGACCTTTTGGAGTAATTGAAGGAATCAATTTGAAAAAAGATGATCAGGGAAGAATTTTAGTAAATGATGATAACACAATTCAAAGAACAGATTGGGAAGAAGTAGGTAATGCAAATCCTGATTTCATGTTAGGCTGGTCAAATACATTCAAAATAGGTTCTTTTACAGCAAATATCTTACTTGATGGACGTTTTGGCGGTGAGGTTTTAAGTTTAACACAAGCTATCAATGACTACAATGGTGTTTCTAAAGCTTCTGGAGATGCAAGAAATGCTGGGGGAGTTAACATTAATGGTGTTAGAGCTAGTAGCGGAACTCCGGTAACTACGATGGATGCTTTCGATTATTATACGAATACTGCTGGCAGAAATGGAGCTTCTGGCGAGTATGTTTACGATGCTACAAATGTAAGCGTAAGAGAGATTTCTATTGGATATACTTTCAAAAAGGATAAACTACCTTTAGTACAATCTGCTAGTATCTCTTTAATAGCAAGAAACTTATTCTTTATTTATAAAGATGCACCATTTGATCCAAACGTTGCGCTAAGTACAGGTGAAGGTTTACAAGGTGTTGATGTGTTCGGTTTGCCTTCAACAAGAAGTATCGGTCTTAATTTAAACTTAACATTCTAA
- a CDS encoding RagB/SusD family nutrient uptake outer membrane protein — MTINIIKRTAICFSLLAAVSCTDNFEEINTNPVGATTPQLEQDFNNIKSLFKPTFNRLFISDVTWQYQLQQSLQADGWSGYMTTPVPFGNLNNHDYALNPGWNGYAWDDAYVNIIANLYKVEQRAKGKYDQFYAWSLIFKTATMQRITDMYGPAVFSKYGSESGALYDSQKDIYTQMFKDLDFAVAELTKRINAGEASTFEGTDLSSYNGDYTQWVKYANSLRLRLAMRIVKVDPALAKTEAEKAVNNTIGVFKVNADVMKIKSPVDLNVIDQMSHSWVGLFMGADMESILGGYGDPRMAKYWNTAEITPGQYKGVRTGIVYPSGTTYAKFSQTGSRTATGEVTWMSTAEVYFLRAEGALRGWNMGGTGKDLYEAGIKASFDQNGVEGAAAYIADNVKVAKDYVDPLFPANNAPAVSKVTVAWGVTNEINLEKIITQKWIATYPDGQEAWSEFRRTGYPKLFRITNNKSGGVISTELGVRRLPFAQSEGANNPKGVESGVAVLGGPDNGATRLWWDVNKANF; from the coding sequence ATGACAATAAATATAATTAAAAGAACAGCAATATGCTTCTCTTTACTTGCAGCGGTTAGTTGTACAGATAATTTTGAGGAGATAAATACAAACCCTGTGGGGGCTACGACACCACAATTAGAACAAGATTTTAATAACATTAAAAGTTTATTCAAACCAACTTTTAATAGATTATTTATCTCTGATGTTACCTGGCAATATCAATTGCAACAAAGTTTGCAGGCCGATGGATGGTCGGGTTACATGACTACTCCAGTTCCTTTTGGAAACTTAAATAACCACGATTACGCTTTAAATCCAGGTTGGAACGGATATGCATGGGATGATGCTTATGTAAATATCATTGCAAATCTTTATAAAGTAGAGCAAAGAGCAAAAGGAAAATATGATCAGTTTTATGCATGGTCATTAATTTTTAAAACTGCTACAATGCAAAGAATTACAGATATGTATGGACCTGCAGTATTTTCTAAATATGGAAGCGAAAGCGGAGCTCTTTATGATTCTCAAAAAGACATTTATACTCAAATGTTTAAAGATTTAGATTTTGCAGTTGCAGAACTAACGAAGAGAATTAATGCAGGCGAGGCATCTACATTCGAAGGAACTGACTTGTCTTCGTATAATGGAGATTACACACAATGGGTTAAATATGCAAATTCACTTCGTTTAAGATTGGCTATGCGTATTGTTAAAGTTGATCCTGCATTAGCTAAAACAGAAGCTGAAAAAGCTGTAAATAATACAATTGGTGTTTTCAAAGTTAACGCTGACGTAATGAAAATTAAATCTCCGGTTGACCTTAACGTAATTGATCAAATGAGCCACTCATGGGTAGGTTTATTTATGGGAGCTGACATGGAGTCTATCTTAGGTGGTTACGGAGATCCTCGTATGGCTAAGTACTGGAATACTGCTGAAATTACACCTGGACAATACAAAGGAGTAAGAACAGGTATTGTTTATCCGTCCGGAACTACTTATGCTAAATTTTCTCAAACAGGTTCTAGAACTGCTACTGGAGAGGTTACATGGATGTCTACTGCTGAAGTTTATTTCCTAAGAGCTGAAGGAGCTTTAAGAGGATGGAATATGGGTGGAACAGGTAAAGATTTATATGAGGCAGGTATCAAGGCTTCTTTTGATCAAAATGGTGTTGAAGGTGCAGCAGCTTATATTGCAGATAATGTAAAAGTAGCTAAAGATTATGTAGATCCATTATTCCCAGCAAATAATGCACCAGCAGTTTCTAAAGTAACTGTAGCGTGGGGCGTAACAAATGAAATCAATTTAGAAAAAATTATTACTCAAAAATGGATTGCTACTTATCCTGATGGACAAGAAGCATGGTCTGAGTTCAGAAGAACGGGTTACCCAAAATTATTTAGAATTACAAATAACAAAAGTGGTGGTGTAATTAGTACTGAACTTGGAGTTAGAAGACTTCCTTTTGCACAGTCTGAAGGTGCAAACAACCCTAAAGGAGTTGAGTCAGGAGTTGCAGTACTAGGCGGTCCAGATAACGGAGCCACCAGACTTTGGTGGGATGTTAACAAAGCAAACTTCTAA